The Coffea arabica cultivar ET-39 chromosome 6e, Coffea Arabica ET-39 HiFi, whole genome shotgun sequence genome contains the following window.
TATGCAATTTCAAGATAATCTTTGTCCATTTCCTAAAATAATCCCTCGTGAGTCAAGAGAATGTCCCCCCCAAAAaacataaacaaaagaaaaaaaaatgcatcaaTTGTGTGATACTACTACTTTAATTGTTCTTCTGATCATCATTATTCTGATCACATTTGTTACAACTTTCTTGCAATTcaccatcatcatcttcttcttcttcctcttcttcttttggACTATCCAAAGCCCTTTTCTCCTGCTCCTCATCTTCCACCACTgtaccattcaacccccttgaTTTCTTCTCTGCCCTCAGCTTCAAAGCCTCCAAAAGCTCCCAAACAGCTCTTTCCTTGTCACGCCTGTTCTTAATCAACACCTCACTTATATCTGCCGGTGTCATTTCAGCCTTATCCATCACTTGTTTGAACTCTTCCTCCAAATCCCTCTCCAAATCGCCATCATTGTACCCCAAATAattcttcaagagaatcttcaATGCCGGAAAAGAACAGTAACTCATGAAGACATGCATGTCCATCCTCCCACTCCTCAGCAAGGCAGGATCAAGCTTCTCGATATGATTGGTAGTGAAAACAAATATCCTCTCGCTCCCACAACAAGACCACAATCCATCTGTAAAATTCAACAACCCTGAAAGAGTAATCGAATTCCCACCCTCCTCCCCACCATTACTAGTCCCCGGGGGCGAAACGTCAAAATTGTTACTCCTAGCACCACCAGAATTAGCAGCGCCTCCGCTCTTCTTCCTGTTAGTCAAATTAATTGAACAATCAATATCTTCAATCACAATAATGGATTTTGAACTGGTTTTCATCAACAATTTCCTCAGCTCCGAATTGGTATGCACCTCAGTCAACTCCAGATCGTAAATGTCATACCCCAAGAAATTTGCCATTGCAGCAATCATGCTAGACTTCCCCGTCCCAGGTGGTCCGTACAACAAATATCCCCTCTTCCAAGCCCGGCCAGTCCTCTGATAAAATGCTTCCCCATTAGCAAAATCTTTAAGATCAGCCATGATTTCGGCCTTTTTGATCGGATCCATAGCTAGCGTGTCAAAAGTGCTAGGATGCTTAAAGGGTACGGACTCCCAAGGATGGCCTCGGGAGTCAAGTGACCCTCCACGTGAATTGGTGTAAAGCAACCGATCTTGATTATTCCTACGTATTTCGCTAGCTTTTTCCATGACAAAATCTAGGTAAGATCCCAGAATAACCGACTTATCCTTCTTCTTCACGCGCAAAGTGAAGCCCCGCTTTTCTTCGGGCAACGGCCGCCAAGAAAATGTCTGGGCTTGTCTCTGCGTGACTATGTGTTCCCACAGAACCGTCACGCCCTCGTAGTTGTCCATGAGGCGGTCGTTGTTGGACA
Protein-coding sequences here:
- the LOC113697253 gene encoding AAA-ATPase At5g57480-like; translated protein: MKEFWTTLASVMGVWAFFQSILHTVFPPELRFASLKLFHRFFNWFSAYCYYDITEIDGVNTNELYNAVQLYLSSSASITGNRLSLTRGLNSSAITFGLSNNDRLMDNYEGVTVLWEHIVTQRQAQTFSWRPLPEEKRGFTLRVKKKDKSVILGSYLDFVMEKASEIRRNNQDRLLYTNSRGGSLDSRGHPWESVPFKHPSTFDTLAMDPIKKAEIMADLKDFANGEAFYQRTGRAWKRGYLLYGPPGTGKSSMIAAMANFLGYDIYDLELTEVHTNSELRKLLMKTSSKSIIVIEDIDCSINLTNRKKSGGAANSGGARSNNFDVSPPGTSNGGEEGGNSITLSGLLNFTDGLWSCCGSERIFVFTTNHIEKLDPALLRSGRMDMHVFMSYCSFPALKILLKNYLGYNDGDLERDLEEEFKQVMDKAEMTPADISEVLIKNRRDKERAVWELLEALKLRAEKKSRGLNGTVVEDEEQEKRALDSPKEEEEEEEDDDGELQESCNKCDQNNDDQKNN